A stretch of Priestia aryabhattai DNA encodes these proteins:
- a CDS encoding glutathione peroxidase — MSVYEYSAKTIKDEDVSLSNYQGDVLLIVNTASKCGFTPQYKDLQALYEEEKENGLTVLGFPCNQFGGQEPGSSNDIEQFCELNYGVSFPMFAKVDVKGEHAHPLFTYLTEQAPGLLGSKAIKWNFTKFLVNRQGEVVKRYAPQTAPKDIQKDIKELL; from the coding sequence ATGAGCGTATATGAATACTCTGCAAAAACAATTAAAGACGAAGACGTATCGCTATCTAACTATCAAGGTGACGTACTGTTGATTGTGAACACAGCTAGCAAATGCGGCTTCACCCCTCAATATAAAGATTTGCAGGCGTTGTACGAAGAAGAAAAAGAAAACGGCCTAACGGTTCTAGGTTTTCCTTGCAATCAGTTCGGTGGTCAAGAGCCAGGAAGTTCAAATGATATTGAACAATTTTGCGAGTTAAACTATGGCGTTTCGTTTCCGATGTTTGCAAAAGTAGATGTAAAAGGTGAGCATGCACACCCGTTATTTACATACTTAACGGAACAAGCACCGGGTCTACTGGGTTCTAAAGCGATAAAGTGGAATTTTACAAAGTTTTTAGTGAATCGTCAAGGTGAAGTCGTGAAGCGATACGCACCTCAAACTGCACCAAAAGATATTCAAAAAGATATAAAAGAATTGCTGTAA
- a CDS encoding HD domain-containing protein — translation MNKIAETEKWVQAKLAHDTTGHDWQHIDRVRRNAVLLYKKEGGNREVIELAALLHDVVDDKLVEDVEKAYEEVWEWLKSQHVKEEDCKHIVHILQTMSFKGGNRPAMATLEGQVVQDADRLDAIGAIGIARTFMYAGSKGTALYDENVAVRSEMTEEEYRHGKSTAIAHFYEKLLKLTALMNTQTARSLAQERHTYMKEFLVQFKKEWNYHYENADC, via the coding sequence ATGAATAAAATAGCTGAGACGGAAAAGTGGGTTCAAGCAAAGCTTGCGCACGACACGACGGGCCATGACTGGCAGCATATCGATCGCGTACGTCGAAATGCAGTGCTTTTATATAAAAAAGAAGGCGGCAACCGGGAAGTTATCGAACTAGCCGCGCTTTTACACGATGTTGTAGATGATAAGCTAGTGGAAGATGTTGAAAAAGCGTACGAAGAAGTGTGGGAGTGGCTGAAGAGTCAGCACGTAAAAGAAGAAGACTGCAAGCATATTGTTCACATTTTACAAACGATGTCATTTAAAGGCGGAAATCGTCCGGCTATGGCTACGCTTGAAGGTCAAGTTGTTCAAGATGCAGATCGCTTAGATGCGATCGGTGCAATTGGTATCGCACGTACGTTTATGTATGCAGGTTCTAAAGGCACGGCCCTGTATGATGAAAACGTTGCTGTACGAAGTGAAATGACGGAAGAAGAATACAGACACGGGAAATCAACGGCTATTGCTCATTTTTATGAAAAGTTATTAAAGCTGACTGCGTTAATGAATACTCAAACAGCAAGGTCTCTAGCGCAAGAGCGACATACATATATGAAAGAATTTTTAGTTCAATTTAAGAAAGAGTGGAATTATCATTATGAAAATGCTGACTGTTGA
- a CDS encoding ABC-F family ATP-binding cassette domain-containing protein, which yields MKMLTVENLTKTYGEKELFHQLTFTITENERIGLIGVNGTGKSTLLKIIAGLELGDEGDIVHAKDYRVTYLPQHPDFDEDLTVLEQVFSGDTPLLNLLKNYELALYALEQDSANEKNQQTLYDLQQKMDAMSAWEANSNAQSILTKLGISNMSAKIGELSGGQKKRVSIAQSLIQTPDLLILDEPTNHLDYETVKWLEEYLSKYQGAVLLVTHDRYFLDAVTNRIFELDGGNLYSYKGNYAAFLEGKAIREEQEKATQAKLSNLYRNELAWIRRGAKARTTKQKARIQRFDELEGKLDSSEKESLDLSLAGSRLGKKVFELKDVSKTYENKIILSEFTHIVKKQDRIGIVGKNGSGKSTLLNMIAGRIEPDSGEIDRGQTVKVAYYTQESDDMDLNQRMLDYIKESAEVVHTTDGKMISASQMLERFLFPSHTHGTPIQKLSGGERRRLYLLKLLMTSPNVLLLDEPTNDLDTQTLTVLEDYLEEFPGVVITVSHDRYFLDKVADYLLVFEGEGNISTYFGAYTDQLEEAMKKKQAMAQQAKVKEEKPKQPEKAKKRRLTYKEQKEWEEIEDNIAAKEEEIERLTSEIEQVGSDYTKAHNLSLEQEKANEELSALLDRWAELSELIEEIENA from the coding sequence ATGAAAATGCTGACTGTTGAAAACTTAACAAAAACATATGGAGAAAAAGAGCTGTTTCATCAACTAACATTTACAATTACGGAAAATGAGCGAATCGGCTTAATCGGTGTAAACGGAACAGGAAAATCGACGCTTCTTAAAATTATCGCAGGTCTAGAGCTGGGAGATGAAGGGGATATTGTTCATGCTAAAGACTACAGAGTGACATATTTACCGCAGCATCCGGATTTTGATGAAGACTTAACGGTTTTAGAGCAAGTTTTCAGCGGAGATACGCCTCTTCTTAACTTATTAAAAAACTATGAGCTAGCTCTGTATGCGTTAGAGCAAGATTCTGCAAACGAAAAAAACCAGCAAACATTGTACGATTTACAGCAGAAAATGGATGCGATGAGCGCGTGGGAAGCCAATTCTAACGCACAGTCGATCTTAACGAAGCTGGGAATTTCAAATATGAGTGCAAAAATCGGTGAGCTTTCAGGTGGACAGAAAAAGCGCGTGTCAATTGCGCAAAGCCTAATTCAAACACCTGATTTATTGATCTTAGATGAGCCAACTAACCACTTGGATTATGAGACAGTTAAATGGCTCGAAGAATATTTATCCAAATATCAAGGAGCCGTGCTGCTTGTTACTCATGATCGCTATTTCTTGGATGCTGTTACAAATCGAATTTTTGAATTAGACGGTGGAAATTTATATAGCTATAAAGGAAACTATGCTGCTTTTCTAGAAGGAAAAGCGATTCGAGAAGAGCAGGAAAAAGCAACTCAAGCAAAATTAAGCAACTTATATCGCAATGAATTGGCTTGGATTCGTAGAGGAGCAAAAGCGCGTACGACTAAGCAAAAAGCGCGTATTCAACGATTTGATGAATTAGAGGGGAAACTCGATTCCTCTGAAAAAGAATCACTGGATTTAAGCTTAGCAGGCAGTCGCCTTGGGAAAAAAGTGTTTGAATTAAAAGATGTGTCTAAGACGTATGAAAATAAAATCATTCTTTCAGAGTTTACGCACATCGTGAAAAAACAAGATCGAATTGGAATTGTCGGAAAAAACGGAAGCGGTAAGTCTACACTTTTGAATATGATTGCAGGACGAATCGAGCCGGATAGCGGTGAAATTGACAGAGGACAAACGGTTAAAGTTGCTTACTATACCCAAGAAAGCGACGATATGGATTTGAATCAACGCATGCTTGATTATATTAAAGAATCTGCAGAAGTTGTGCATACGACGGATGGAAAAATGATTTCTGCATCGCAAATGCTTGAGAGATTTCTATTTCCTTCACATACACACGGAACACCGATTCAAAAATTGTCAGGAGGAGAGCGCCGTCGTTTATACTTGTTGAAATTATTGATGACATCGCCGAATGTTTTGCTTCTAGACGAGCCGACTAATGATTTGGATACTCAAACGCTAACGGTGCTTGAAGACTACCTCGAAGAATTTCCAGGTGTCGTTATCACCGTATCACATGATCGCTATTTCTTAGATAAAGTAGCAGATTACTTACTTGTCTTTGAAGGAGAAGGAAACATTTCGACTTATTTTGGCGCTTATACGGATCAATTGGAAGAAGCGATGAAGAAGAAGCAGGCAATGGCTCAGCAAGCTAAAGTGAAAGAAGAAAAGCCAAAACAGCCGGAGAAAGCGAAAAAGCGTCGCTTAACTTATAAAGAACAAAAAGAATGGGAAGAAATCGAAGATAATATTGCAGCAAAAGAAGAAGAAATTGAACGCTTAACAAGCGAAATTGAACAGGTGGGCAGCGATTATACAAAAGCGCATAACCTATCGTTAGAACAAGAAAAAGCAAATGAAGAATTAAGTGCACTGCTCGATCGTTGGGCAGAGCTTTCAGAGCTGATTGAAGAAATTGAAAACGCGTAA
- a CDS encoding conserved virulence factor C family protein: MNIKSIEPTPSPNTMKINLDEVLSGGKSNNYTKKNAEAAPEVVQDILKVEGVKGVYHVADFLAVERNAKYDWKQILPQVRAAFGEDLQSNNEQHKMNEHFGEVNVSVQMFKNVPMQVKLTDGNEEKRFGLPERFAKAIAELQRFSDNVVLERKWKEQGVRYGELAAIGDEVVEELAAAYPQERLTRLVANAQEEKEGGKTVQPRKTYKVTEEMLEDKDWSVRYAHLEQMDPTEADLDVLNKALDDEKASIRRLATVYLGMIESKTVLPYLYKALKDKSVTVRRTAGDCMSDLGFEEGIPAMCEALSDKNKLVRWRAAMYLYEVGDETALPALKAAENDKEFEVDLQIKLAIERIEGGEEAKGSVWKQMTESRKA; this comes from the coding sequence ATGAACATTAAATCAATTGAGCCGACGCCAAGTCCGAATACAATGAAAATTAATTTAGACGAAGTGTTATCAGGCGGAAAAAGCAATAACTATACGAAAAAAAATGCTGAAGCGGCCCCCGAAGTTGTTCAAGACATTTTAAAAGTAGAAGGGGTAAAAGGAGTCTACCACGTAGCAGACTTCTTAGCAGTAGAACGAAATGCTAAATATGATTGGAAGCAAATTTTGCCGCAAGTTCGTGCAGCGTTTGGAGAAGATTTGCAAAGTAACAATGAACAGCACAAAATGAATGAGCATTTTGGTGAGGTCAATGTGTCAGTTCAAATGTTTAAAAATGTACCGATGCAAGTCAAGTTAACAGACGGAAATGAAGAAAAGCGCTTTGGTCTGCCCGAACGATTCGCAAAAGCGATAGCAGAACTTCAACGTTTTTCAGATAATGTGGTATTAGAACGGAAATGGAAAGAACAAGGCGTTCGTTATGGAGAATTAGCTGCTATCGGCGACGAAGTAGTGGAAGAGTTAGCAGCGGCATATCCGCAAGAAAGATTAACTCGCCTTGTGGCCAATGCACAAGAAGAAAAAGAAGGCGGAAAAACTGTACAACCGCGTAAAACCTATAAAGTTACAGAAGAGATGTTAGAAGACAAAGATTGGTCAGTGCGCTATGCCCATTTAGAACAAATGGATCCAACAGAAGCTGATTTAGACGTTTTAAATAAAGCGCTTGATGATGAAAAGGCATCTATTCGCCGCTTAGCTACGGTCTATTTAGGAATGATTGAATCAAAAACGGTACTACCTTATTTATACAAAGCATTAAAAGATAAATCAGTGACTGTGCGCCGTACTGCTGGAGACTGCATGTCAGATTTAGGCTTTGAAGAAGGTATTCCAGCAATGTGTGAAGCTCTTAGCGATAAAAACAAGCTTGTGCGCTGGCGTGCAGCTATGTATTTATACGAAGTAGGGGACGAGACAGCTCTTCCTGCATTAAAAGCAGCAGAGAATGATAAAGAATTTGAGGTGGATTTACAAATCAAGCTAGCGATTGAACGTATCGAAGGCGGAGAAGAAGCAAAAGGTTCTGTTTGGAAACAAATGACAGAAAGCAGAAAAGCATAA
- a CDS encoding polysaccharide deacetylase family protein: MNQRFKPNKRFYAFLSLVLVIVTSLFFITEAKGSESAASQQALASTALPLKEAASSAQPEKLLNTLHHNMYVANTVNDQNQALTQPVYLTFDDGPTPDTLHILNALRQYNVKATFFMLKHQIDAHPEIAKKVAQEGHAIGCHGVSHDIHVMYSEDGAALKEMQECQATVKKVTGVDSKLIRVPYGSVPYLKEPHRTELLSHFKLWDWNVDSEDWALRSAPRIIQAIEPHIQRVNSNGRTPVILFHDKSFTAQSLPAILTYLKQSGYQPIKIDNTMQPMQFPTPAAKHS; the protein is encoded by the coding sequence TTGAACCAGCGATTTAAACCGAACAAACGATTTTATGCATTCTTGTCTTTAGTGTTAGTGATCGTGACTTCTTTGTTTTTTATTACAGAAGCCAAAGGAAGTGAATCCGCTGCATCTCAGCAAGCCTTAGCATCTACTGCATTGCCGCTGAAAGAAGCTGCATCTTCAGCACAACCTGAGAAGCTGCTTAATACACTTCACCATAATATGTATGTAGCAAATACGGTGAACGATCAAAATCAAGCTCTTACACAGCCTGTGTACCTTACATTTGACGATGGTCCAACACCTGATACTCTTCATATTTTAAATGCTTTGCGTCAATATAACGTAAAAGCAACTTTCTTTATGTTAAAGCATCAAATTGACGCTCACCCTGAAATTGCTAAAAAAGTAGCACAAGAAGGACATGCCATCGGCTGTCACGGCGTCTCCCATGATATTCATGTCATGTATAGTGAAGATGGCGCTGCATTAAAAGAAATGCAGGAGTGTCAAGCAACAGTTAAGAAAGTAACCGGTGTTGACAGTAAGTTAATCCGCGTTCCTTACGGCAGCGTTCCTTATTTAAAAGAGCCCCACCGTACAGAGTTGCTAAGCCACTTTAAATTATGGGACTGGAATGTAGACAGTGAAGACTGGGCACTTCGTTCTGCACCTAGAATTATTCAGGCCATTGAACCTCATATTCAAAGGGTTAACTCCAATGGAAGAACACCAGTCATTTTATTTCATGATAAATCCTTTACTGCACAATCCCTTCCCGCTATTTTGACTTACTTAAAGCAGTCCGGTTATCAGCCTATTAAAATTGATAACACCATGCAGCCTATGCAGTTTCCAACTCCCGCTGCAAAACATTCATAA
- a CDS encoding BrxA/BrxB family bacilliredoxin — MSMAYEEYMRQLVKPMRQELTQAGYEELTTEEAVVDFMENVEGTTFVVVNSVCGCAAGLARPAATQAYLQSEQKPNQVVTVFAGQDKEATAKMREYFGDIEPSSPSMALLKGKEVVHFIPRHEIEGQPLEVIFENILNGFKQHCS, encoded by the coding sequence ATGTCAATGGCATATGAAGAATATATGCGTCAGTTAGTTAAACCAATGCGTCAAGAATTAACTCAAGCTGGTTATGAAGAATTAACAACAGAGGAAGCCGTAGTTGATTTTATGGAAAACGTAGAAGGAACAACTTTTGTTGTAGTTAATTCAGTTTGTGGATGCGCTGCTGGTTTAGCACGTCCTGCAGCAACACAAGCATACTTACAGTCTGAGCAAAAACCAAATCAAGTAGTAACAGTTTTTGCCGGTCAAGATAAGGAAGCAACAGCTAAAATGCGTGAATATTTTGGGGACATTGAGCCTTCATCACCGTCTATGGCGCTTTTAAAAGGAAAAGAAGTAGTTCATTTTATTCCTCGACATGAAATTGAAGGTCAGCCGTTAGAAGTTATTTTTGAAAACATTTTAAATGGCTTTAAGCAGCACTGTTCATAA
- a CDS encoding class I SAM-dependent methyltransferase — protein sequence MIVTTAGRTNEHMIVKAKQIAADLSIPFVTREKKSVADLQNLQAADVLVVGKNRVELHVQNEEEPIFFHPNSAMFRVKRWLRGERDPFIEAASLEKGMSVLDCTLGLASDSMMASAAVGKSGKVVGLEGNRYVAYLVKQGLLNWKSDVKELNDAMKRINVVHQNFESFLACCEDNSFDVVYFDPMFQEQIDESNGINGIKAIALYTTLTPMAIQEAKRVAKQKIVLKDHWKSSRFEEHGFTVQKRKTSKFHYGTIDIQK from the coding sequence GTGATTGTTACGACTGCTGGTCGAACAAATGAACACATGATTGTAAAAGCCAAACAGATAGCCGCCGATTTAAGTATACCTTTTGTAACAAGAGAGAAAAAATCCGTTGCAGATCTTCAGAATCTTCAAGCTGCAGACGTGCTGGTTGTCGGTAAGAATAGAGTAGAATTGCATGTCCAAAACGAAGAGGAACCTATTTTTTTTCATCCAAATTCCGCTATGTTTAGAGTGAAGAGATGGCTGCGTGGAGAACGTGATCCGTTTATTGAAGCAGCTAGTTTGGAAAAAGGAATGAGCGTGCTTGACTGTACACTTGGTCTTGCATCGGATAGCATGATGGCGAGCGCAGCGGTAGGGAAAAGCGGAAAAGTTGTCGGACTAGAAGGCAACCGCTATGTAGCTTATTTAGTCAAACAAGGACTTTTAAATTGGAAAAGTGACGTAAAAGAGTTGAACGATGCAATGAAGCGTATAAACGTGGTTCATCAAAATTTTGAATCGTTTTTGGCATGCTGTGAAGATAATTCTTTTGATGTTGTCTATTTTGATCCCATGTTTCAAGAGCAAATTGATGAATCGAATGGAATTAATGGTATTAAAGCGATCGCATTGTATACCACGTTGACGCCAATGGCTATACAAGAAGCAAAAAGAGTGGCCAAACAAAAGATCGTGTTAAAAGATCATTGGAAAAGCAGTCGTTTTGAAGAGCATGGATTTACTGTGCAAAAACGAAAAACATCAAAATTTCATTACGGTACAATTGACATACAAAAATAA
- a CDS encoding YpjP family protein, whose product MPRWIKRMLVVFITVFTFGLVTPPEYLYVDDAKADKQHKAGYVRETTPVTAVIEDIHLPYEEPKYEDVSSFVTYAMESAEKQSVEKFGTKIGPVIEDEFRQAVLPKIEEVLTGIGTEREQSIQNLEISEHPAAGYGEKIFHVYDRETGQDLIRFHVRRENPPKDGYWFNFHYHAAADNFQKHYDLGKIYWNRNMPPKWFS is encoded by the coding sequence ATGCCTAGATGGATAAAAAGAATGCTAGTTGTATTTATTACAGTATTTACATTTGGGCTTGTCACTCCACCAGAATATTTATACGTTGATGATGCAAAAGCGGACAAGCAACATAAAGCAGGGTATGTAAGAGAAACAACTCCTGTCACAGCTGTTATAGAAGATATTCATTTGCCATATGAAGAACCAAAATATGAAGACGTTTCATCATTTGTTACGTATGCAATGGAATCAGCCGAAAAACAGTCAGTGGAAAAATTCGGAACGAAAATTGGGCCTGTCATTGAAGATGAATTTCGTCAAGCAGTGTTACCTAAAATTGAAGAAGTGCTGACCGGCATTGGCACTGAACGTGAACAGTCAATTCAGAATCTCGAGATAAGCGAGCACCCCGCTGCTGGCTATGGTGAAAAGATTTTCCATGTATATGACCGGGAAACCGGTCAGGACTTAATACGGTTTCATGTGCGGCGTGAAAACCCTCCAAAAGATGGATACTGGTTTAATTTTCACTATCATGCGGCTGCAGATAATTTTCAAAAGCATTATGATTTAGGGAAAATTTATTGGAACCGAAACATGCCGCCTAAATGGTTTAGCTGA
- a CDS encoding thioredoxin family protein — MNAGGNTMKQFTEEKQFREQIKNETLSVGIFTTTWCPDCKRLDMFIGEIVDENTDKAWFKIDKDEFEELSAENNVMGIPSLLVYKNGEKIAHLHSANAKTPEAVREFLATL, encoded by the coding sequence ATAAATGCTGGAGGTAACACAATGAAACAATTTACGGAAGAAAAACAATTTCGCGAACAAATTAAGAATGAAACACTAAGCGTTGGGATTTTTACGACAACGTGGTGTCCTGATTGCAAACGTTTGGATATGTTCATTGGTGAAATCGTTGACGAAAATACAGATAAAGCATGGTTTAAAATTGACAAGGATGAGTTTGAAGAACTTTCTGCTGAAAACAATGTAATGGGTATTCCTTCTCTTCTTGTATATAAAAACGGTGAAAAAATTGCGCACCTGCACAGTGCAAATGCTAAAACGCCTGAAGCGGTCCGTGAATTTTTAGCAACTCTTTAA
- a CDS encoding ABC transporter substrate-binding protein, whose amino-acid sequence MKKWLSYSIIALLVIVLAACGSGNQSSSDKKTKQDTAQTSQAAFPVKVKDARDKEITLKKQPKKIVSLMPSNTEIVYALGLEKELVGVTSNDDYPKSVKKKAQVGDMNVNAEKVIALNPDLVLAHASSMGVSDEVFKQIESAGIPVFVVKDSTTFDTVYDSITQIGKLTGKTKEANQTIKDMKEKVASIEKKAKTISKEDRKKVWIEVSGAPEIYTTGKGTFMNEMLTMIGADNVAASEDGWVKFSEEQVVKLNPDVIIATYDADKNEIMKRPAWSSMTAVKEGNIEKIDQNKINRLGPRIVDGLEDLAKAVYPEVYNK is encoded by the coding sequence ATGAAAAAATGGCTTTCGTATTCCATTATTGCACTGTTAGTCATCGTACTTGCAGCATGCGGTTCAGGCAACCAAAGCAGCAGTGATAAAAAAACGAAGCAAGATACAGCACAAACGTCACAAGCTGCGTTTCCAGTAAAGGTAAAAGACGCGCGTGATAAAGAAATTACGTTGAAAAAACAGCCTAAGAAAATCGTTTCATTAATGCCAAGTAATACGGAGATTGTATATGCCCTTGGCCTTGAAAAAGAATTAGTCGGTGTAACAAGCAACGATGATTATCCTAAAAGCGTAAAGAAAAAAGCGCAGGTGGGAGATATGAACGTTAATGCAGAAAAAGTTATTGCTTTAAATCCTGATTTAGTGCTGGCACACGCTTCAAGTATGGGCGTTTCAGATGAAGTATTTAAACAAATTGAAAGCGCGGGTATTCCGGTATTTGTTGTAAAAGATTCAACGACGTTTGATACGGTTTATGATTCTATTACGCAAATCGGTAAATTAACGGGTAAAACAAAAGAAGCTAACCAAACAATTAAAGACATGAAAGAAAAAGTAGCTTCAATTGAGAAAAAAGCAAAAACGATTTCAAAAGAAGATCGTAAAAAAGTATGGATAGAAGTATCAGGAGCTCCTGAGATTTATACAACAGGAAAAGGTACGTTCATGAACGAAATGCTTACTATGATCGGTGCTGATAACGTAGCGGCTAGTGAAGACGGTTGGGTTAAGTTTTCTGAAGAGCAGGTTGTTAAGTTAAACCCTGACGTTATTATAGCAACGTATGATGCAGATAAAAATGAGATTATGAAGCGTCCCGCTTGGAGCAGCATGACTGCTGTAAAAGAGGGTAACATTGAGAAGATTGATCAAAACAAAATCAATCGCTTAGGACCTCGTATTGTAGATGGCTTAGAGGACTTAGCAAAAGCGGTATACCCTGAGGTGTACAATAAATAA
- a CDS encoding adenosylcobinamide amidohydrolase: protein MKTETSYKTYSSGVLGTGITETDTFYNRFVHKNYYSDTPSLEYEQYLMKENVRHDQIVGLMTAVWLKERAIYCYEGYGVRVASVITAGVGNAVDITADEAVPFYSSPGTINMFFFIEGKLTDAAFLQLFIAATEAKTKMLSQLGVIDPATKTIATGTSTDSISVAASQQGPLYEYAGSMTALGQAVAKLVKISLEQGLKEKR from the coding sequence ATGAAAACCGAGACTTCTTATAAAACATACAGCTCAGGCGTTTTAGGAACAGGTATTACGGAAACGGACACCTTTTACAATCGATTTGTTCACAAGAACTATTATTCAGATACTCCTTCTTTGGAGTATGAGCAATATTTGATGAAAGAAAATGTGCGTCATGATCAAATCGTAGGTTTGATGACAGCCGTTTGGTTAAAGGAAAGAGCGATTTACTGTTATGAGGGCTACGGAGTAAGAGTAGCCTCAGTGATAACGGCGGGAGTAGGAAACGCAGTGGACATTACAGCTGATGAAGCTGTCCCATTCTATTCCTCTCCTGGTACAATTAATATGTTTTTTTTTATTGAAGGAAAGCTTACAGATGCTGCATTTTTACAGCTTTTTATTGCGGCTACAGAAGCCAAAACAAAAATGCTGTCACAGCTGGGTGTCATAGATCCAGCTACAAAGACGATTGCTACGGGAACATCTACGGACAGTATCTCAGTTGCAGCGTCTCAGCAGGGACCGTTATATGAATATGCAGGCTCTATGACCGCTTTAGGTCAAGCGGTAGCCAAGCTGGTGAAAATAAGCTTAGAGCAGGGACTTAAGGAAAAGAGGTGA
- the cbiB gene encoding adenosylcobinamide-phosphate synthase CbiB: protein MSITQVMIAHMTAMTIALLIDRIIGDPENWPHPVRWFGKWIYWMDSRLNKGTGKRFKGLLLVISMVVLAGVIPFLFLHILYGVHFIAGVLVEGVMIATTISTRSLSEAAYKVQKPLQLGDMEKARYEVSMIVGRDTDRLSEGEIARATVETVAENTSDGITAPLFYAFIGGGALAFFYRAINTCDSMVGYKNDRYFLFGYFSAKTDDVLNYIPSRLTAVVMTAVNVAKSKYSLWHVMSLIKRDAKKHPSPNSGYGESAVAALLGVQLGGLNTYKGIESNRAKMGEPLIPLQAGHIEQAVFIMKRTVYATWLLYLLLGGVISAITYTWS from the coding sequence ATGAGTATTACACAAGTGATGATTGCACACATGACGGCCATGACGATTGCTTTACTAATTGACCGAATCATAGGCGACCCGGAAAATTGGCCGCATCCCGTGCGTTGGTTTGGCAAGTGGATTTATTGGATGGATTCCAGGTTAAATAAAGGTACAGGAAAACGATTCAAGGGATTGCTTCTTGTTATAAGTATGGTTGTGCTCGCAGGAGTTATTCCTTTCTTATTCCTTCATATTTTGTACGGAGTTCATTTTATAGCAGGTGTTTTAGTAGAGGGCGTAATGATTGCGACTACCATATCTACTCGTTCCTTAAGTGAAGCTGCTTATAAGGTACAAAAGCCGCTTCAGCTAGGAGATATGGAGAAAGCTAGATATGAAGTAAGCATGATTGTGGGACGAGATACAGATCGTTTGTCAGAAGGAGAAATTGCCAGAGCGACGGTAGAGACTGTCGCTGAAAATACAAGTGATGGTATTACAGCTCCGCTTTTTTATGCATTTATAGGAGGAGGAGCCCTAGCCTTTTTTTACCGAGCTATTAACACATGTGATTCAATGGTTGGGTACAAAAATGACCGCTACTTTCTGTTTGGCTACTTTAGTGCAAAAACCGATGACGTATTAAACTATATTCCAAGTCGGTTAACTGCAGTGGTGATGACCGCTGTTAATGTAGCAAAAAGCAAGTATTCTCTTTGGCATGTAATGAGTTTGATTAAGCGTGATGCTAAGAAGCATCCAAGTCCAAATAGCGGATACGGGGAAAGCGCAGTGGCTGCTCTTTTAGGTGTTCAACTCGGCGGGCTTAATACATATAAAGGCATAGAATCTAATCGTGCAAAGATGGGCGAACCACTCATTCCTCTGCAAGCCGGTCATATTGAACAAGCTGTTTTCATTATGAAGAGGACGGTCTATGCTACTTGGTTATTATATCTTTTGTTAGGAGGAGTTATTAGTGCTATTACCTACACATGGAGCTAA